From one Tsukamurella tyrosinosolvens genomic stretch:
- a CDS encoding helix-turn-helix domain-containing protein codes for MDAKGLGKRIQEARVSAGVSQEDVRKYLDLGDRTAVSRIESGDRRVTAVEMFALAELLNRPLQWFVAEPVPALISRRTDAGYDPEITKHLDEDVSLLADDVRFLQRKKLLNFMVHFHRWSPPLTHADAERIAREARRSVGMGDEPISNVGATCEKFGMYIYFAQYGKDNGDGACVDIESDDRAETGSVASAAAAVVNGSQPIARVRMTAIHELAHRLVGDVYDRHSSDSETMVKSLAVHILAPRTGVSRLWYAHPGDSERTRAIRVAGTYQISWTALVSQLRNLDLISFEARDQLAREYPKPSEFAALQIELPGDLTSPQLSPALAAAAVRGYDDAKITRNRALRILRGSISDTDLRPREDRPFTVVGGTSS; via the coding sequence ATGGACGCGAAGGGACTGGGCAAGCGGATCCAGGAAGCCCGGGTTTCAGCAGGCGTGTCGCAGGAGGATGTGCGGAAGTACCTGGATCTCGGTGACCGCACGGCGGTAAGCCGGATCGAGTCGGGCGATCGTCGAGTGACCGCCGTCGAAATGTTCGCACTGGCGGAACTGCTGAACCGACCGCTCCAGTGGTTCGTTGCAGAGCCAGTCCCTGCCTTGATCAGCCGCCGGACCGACGCAGGGTACGACCCTGAGATCACGAAACACCTGGATGAAGACGTCAGTCTATTGGCCGATGACGTTCGATTCCTGCAGCGTAAGAAGCTGCTCAACTTCATGGTGCACTTCCACCGATGGAGCCCCCCGCTCACGCACGCTGACGCCGAGCGAATCGCCCGGGAAGCCCGCCGATCCGTGGGGATGGGTGACGAGCCGATCAGCAACGTCGGCGCGACGTGCGAGAAGTTCGGGATGTACATCTACTTTGCGCAGTACGGGAAGGACAACGGCGACGGTGCATGCGTCGACATCGAATCCGATGACCGCGCGGAGACTGGATCAGTCGCGTCCGCAGCTGCCGCCGTGGTTAACGGCAGTCAGCCGATCGCCAGGGTCCGGATGACCGCGATTCACGAGCTCGCGCATCGTCTTGTCGGAGACGTGTACGACCGTCACAGCTCCGATTCGGAGACAATGGTGAAATCTCTTGCAGTCCATATCCTTGCTCCTCGAACAGGCGTGAGCAGACTCTGGTATGCCCACCCCGGCGACTCCGAGCGCACCCGCGCGATTCGCGTCGCGGGAACGTATCAGATCTCGTGGACGGCCCTCGTCAGCCAGCTGCGTAATCTCGATCTGATCAGCTTCGAGGCGCGAGATCAGCTGGCACGGGAGTATCCGAAGCCGAGTGAGTTCGCCGCCCTGCAGATCGAGCTGCCTGGCGACCTCACGTCCCCACAGCTCTCCCCTGCCCTCGCCGCCGCCGCTGTCCGCGGCTACGACGACGCGAAGATCACGCGTAATCGAGCGTTGAGGATCCTGCGCGGATCGATCTCCGACACCGATCTGCGACCACGGGAGGACCGTCCGTTCACGGTTGTGGGCGGAACCTCGTCGTGA